In one window of Maniola hyperantus chromosome 18, iAphHyp1.2, whole genome shotgun sequence DNA:
- the Sec10 gene encoding exocyst complex component 5, with product MMNQYIKELEQDPFDPDEFVERMVRRSMQECRLQDDQLDPEMIHDIFTQAIQDLKVLQERQERKCSRLEQAVQEEEKLYVTKLSEIMEQHSHCVNVFSSLDERMSRCGGRALDVGEKLGAARAPRARAAAARDLLSHLANFLSPGPMLSDLFNDPNKLNEAADVIQKLYTIAQELPPDKFEVAKKKIEAKYDEIERSLIEEFVKAQNQGNVTKMKDIATIMTNFKGYSQCVDAYIETSQMNTLLGKDIFAAVLPLCKKNYTVISSVFPNPDQVISKFVLNIFHLKLQKYIQTKLADKNDMDKYLRNLYDMYISTQKVCDELVAANLVSADGNTATGDLRREALVNGAMAGAADGYAALEIRRLKAVLSNALNVYYNEKQHVKKQIQGGGFQELRRDLQAVIGTRANINIAQIENYGGETFLSEQLVQKMLSDAKTSFTRCKTLCTPNELSSTTIALLDTLIQNLLIEHVDYALDLGLQSIPIAENKSPPQIYFFDIVNQANKIVKVFGEHFQESVLPCLSKQGECIQRKNTIMEQLENKLDAGLERAISAVVGWVKLHLQTEQKKTDFKPEGDIDTLASSACVAVVSYLNSVMDKIHTELEGDNLHAVSLELAVRLHRVIYDHLQNFQFNSAGAMIAICDVKEYRSAVCGRGPRAAPAPAHALFDTLHALCNLLLVKPENLHQVCEGETLAELDHSILHNFIQLRSDYKSHKLSSFLKGLS from the exons ATGATGAACCAATATATAAAGGAATTAGAACAG GACCCATTTGACCCAGATGAATTTGTTGAGAGGATGGTACGCCGCAGCATGCAGGAGTGTCGCCTTCAGGACGATCAGTTGGACCCAGAAATGATTCATGATATATTCACACAAGCTATCCAGGATTTGAAA GTACTTCAAGAAAGACAAGAAAGAAAGTGTTCTAGACTGGAGCAAGCTGTGCAGGAAGAAGAAAAGTTATATGTGACTAAACTTTCTGAAATAATGGAACAACATTCA CACTGTGTGAATGTATTCAGTTCGCTAGACGAGAGAATGTCGCGTTGTGGAGGCCGCGCTTTGGATGTGGGAGAGAAGTTAGGTGCTGCCAGAGCTCCTAGAGCGAGAGCGGCAGCTGCGAGGGACCTCCTGTCACATTTGGCGAACTTCCTGAGTCCTGGCCCAATGCTTTCTGACTTGTTCAATGACCCTAATAag CTCAATGAAGCGGCTGATGTAATTCAAAAGTTATACACCATTGCTCAAGAACTACCGCCTGATAAGTTTGAGGTAGCCAAGAAGAAGATAGAGGCCAAGTATGATGAAATTGAAAGGAGCCTCATTGAAGAGTTTGTGAAGGCTCAGAATCAAGGCAATGTTACTAAAATGAAGGACATTGCCACTATTATGACTAATTTTAAAGGATACTCTCAATGTGTTGATGCTTACATTGAAACCAGTCAAATG AACACCTTACTTGGCAAGGATATATTTGCAGCGGTCCTTCCTCTCTGCAAGAAGAACTACACAGTGATCAGTAGTGTGTTCCCCAACCCTGACCAGGTGATCAGCAAGTTTGTGTTGAACATCTTTCATCTCAAACTGCAGAAGTACATACAAACTAAACTGGCCGATAAAAATGATATGGACAAGTATTTGCGCAACTTATATGATATGTATATCAg CACACAAAAAGTTTGTGATGAGCTGGTAGCTGCGAACTTAGTCTCCGCCGATGGAAACACGGCTACTGGGGATCTTCGTAGAGAAGCTCTAGTCAATGGAGCAATGGCGGGGGCTGCTGATGGATATGCCGCTTTGGAGATACGACGGTTGAAAGCTGTTCTTTCCAACGCTCTCAACGTGTATTATAATGAGAAACAGCACGTTAAAAAGCAGATCCAGGGTGGAGG TTTTCAAGAGCTTCGGCGTGATTTACAAGCGGTGATAGGAACACGGGCAAATATCAACATCGCTCAGATTGAGAACTACGGCGGTGAAACCTTCCTCAGCGAACAGCTCGTACAGAAGATGCTGAGTGACGCAAAGACATCTTTTACTAGGTGTAAAACT CTGTGTACCCCGAACGAGCTATCTAGTACTACGATAGCGTTACTGGATACTTTGATACAGAACTTGCTCATAGAGCACGTGGACTACGCGCTCGACTTGGGCCTGCAATCCATACCCATTGCGGAGAACAAGTCACCGCCTCAGATTTACTTCTTCGATATCGTGAACCAAGCCAATAAAATTGTTAAGGTGTTTGGGGAACATTTTCAGGAATCTGTGTTGCCCTGTTTGAG TAAACAAGGCGAGTGTATCCAACGAAAGAACACCATAATGGAACAATTGGAGAACAAACTAGATGCAGGGTTGGAACGTGCAATCTCCGCTGTAGTGGGCTGGGTAAAGCTCCACCTTCAAACTGAACAGAAGAAAACTGACTTCAAACCCGAGGGAGATATTGATACCTTGGCATCGTCC GCATGTGTAGCAGTTGTATCTTATTTAAACTCGGTGATGGACAAAATACACACGGAGTTAGAAGGAGATAACCTCCATGCAGTGTCATTGGAGCTCGCCGTCCGTCTGCACCGTGTCATATACGACCATTTGCAGAACTTCCAGTTTAATTCTGCGG GTGCAATGATAGCGATATGCGACGTGAAGGAATACCGCTCGGCGGTGTGTGGTCGGGGTCCGCGCGCGGCGCCTGCTCCTGCGCACGCGTTGTTTGACACCTTGCACGCACTGTGCAACCTTCTGCTGGTCAAGCCGGAGAACCTGCATCAAGTCTGCGAGGGAGAGACActg GCGGAGTTGGACCATTCAATCCTACACAACTTCATCCAACTGCGATCGGACTACAAGAGTCATAAGTTATCAAGCTTTCTCAAGGGACTGTCATAA